Part of the Uloborus diversus isolate 005 chromosome 9, Udiv.v.3.1, whole genome shotgun sequence genome is shown below.
CTTGGCAAAACGCGGTAacacttaacattttgaacgCTTAAAATAATCCAAGTTTCATAATGGCCTTTGCATGAATTGTCGAAATCAATTTCAGTATTTTATGTGCATCAATCACGAGTCATAAATCGtatcatttcttaatttatagtGACTTTCGATTTAAACTGCAGATTCAcaacatatttgtttttattaatcaatgcaatatttttcactgttaaaattttagaaactccATAATTTGAGCCAATTTCGCCCATTATTCTAACAAAAAAGAATAGGTGCCAGATTGGATTGCGCAATTCAAAAGACAAGGACAAACATCGAATATGATACAGGTAGGAAGTTTTATCATCAGATTTTAATTATTACTAgggatattttgatggttgggaATTAGTCACTGAAGTAAAAAGTTTGGCgtgaataatattattttggtAGCCCTGCTGCTCTTGGCAGCCCAAagcaaatagatatttatgtactCTTTGTCTACGTCTGCTAAGGAAAATATTCCTCACGCATGCATTGgaacaaaaattttatcaaataaagATCACCAAACTCCAAACTATTGAAATCTTCCTTTATTACGTTCTGAGATTTCGATTATCAGATATGACAGAAAAATCTAAGATTTTGCACTGAGGGTGTTCCCGTAACATTGACAGTAgggtttgtttttttcttctttaaacctGTACATAAACGGGGGGATAGTTCGATAGCTGAAATTTCAGAGCAATAGCTAAATTTCGGGCTACAATCGTTGCATTCTTGCAACATTGACAAGACCAAAAACATTCGCGCTTAGTCAATGGTGCTATAAAATTTggcgaaagcaaaaaaaaaaattcgatcagttattgaattttttgttactttatCGCCCTTTTGTCTATCTTATAACTATCGTTAGGAGCAGTGTAGCCTACTAAAgttcttgcgccattaaaacctATACAACCAATTAACCTTCTTTTAACGGCCTGTGGCactcattttttatgtttaagcAATTTATGCGAATCATAACAGGTTTTGATAACTGAGATTCATGGCGATTTTTTCATTAGTCACCAAAGTTTTTGACGCCAAAAACTAAGAGCTAAAGTGTTTTATCCTTTCTGATAGGTTTTGCCAGAATGAGAGGattattgcttaaaattttaagatcAGTGCCAGTGCTCagctatcgaaatatcccctgaaTTGCAGAAAACCCAGTGCCGTAAATCCAGAAAATATCAGTTAAAGGAAATAGTTTATTCCAGAATCTGATTACGTACTCCATTATAATTTACAGAAATCCGGAAGTATCGAAAAATGGACTCATTGTCAACTATGAATCTTGATCCTTGGAAACTTCACAAATTTAGCTGCCTATTTTGCGGTTGTAGAAAACTTTGCGTTGACGAATGCTTTATCGAGCTGTCGCCAGCACGAACGCTGTCAGCTGAAAAATAGCATTCAGTTTGAATTTCAGAACTCTTCTTCTTTTGCTAGACCGGAAGTATAACTACTTTTGGACTAATTCTAATCGGTCAGATCATAGCGTTGCGGTTAAGTTGACATCTAGAGTTTTCAAAAGAAGTAAACTGATAGTTGCCATCGTTTAGAGGCTTGTTTTCTATTTTAGGAAATAAAGTGTCTTTACTGCAACTTTTAGGATCAAGTATTGTACTCATTCATGAAATGTTGAGCGGTCTATGATCATGGCGACAAccgtaaaataaaacaattgagcTCTTAAAATTTGACGAAGGAAAGTTTGCCCCCCATTCTGGAATTTAACTCAGTTTTCTTTCGTGACAACTTTGTGCTCTTAGAAAATTCTACAATCGAATGCGATTGTCAATTATCTTCACATAGATCTTTTCAGAAAAATGAAGAGCATGTGTAATGAAGGTTTTTATCGTTTGCGACTGATTTACTCCTACTTTCAAAGCAACGGGAATTATCACTGCATGTAGCTACCATGTTTGTTTATgaagaggaaaataaaaataaaacgtgcaTCTCAAACCCGCTGAAAAGTGCTGAGATCGACCTGTGAAGTAacaactcgtttttaaaaaagtaataataacaaggtttcaaaactttttatgatACTTTTCCGTTAAAAGTACGTCAAAGGGcgcattttttgaaaactttttggcGATATTAACTTATTTATCGCTATTGCAAACCAAAAATTCGTAGTTGGCGACATTCAACAACTTTAATTTCTAAAGTCTACCGTCGCCATAGACTTGCAAATATCGCCAGTCGCTTTAAGAAGTTTTCTATAAGTCACTAAACTATAAGTTTCACCAAAGTGGAAAATAAACAAGTTGCCAAACCAACACCTTTAACAGAAAagtatgtcctttttttttttctacagatgAATTTTTAAAAGGATAAGCATTTTGGTTTGAATAGTTTGAGGCTAAACAGGAGAACGCTCCAAGTGTTCCACGTGgtgctaatccccccccccccccataacgtaAAAGGATACTTTTTTTCGCGCAGTTGTACAATCTCAAGGAAGCCGAAAGAGATGAAAATCTTTGTAACCTCAACGATTCTACATATTTACCCGTGCCTCTTCCTGCTCCTAGGTTCGCTTCCGCAAACTCTTTGTGGGCGGTCTGGACCCCAGCATCACCGAAGAGGACTTGCGCGCCCACTTCAGCAAGTTCGGCACCTTGACCGGATGTACTGTGCATCGCGACCTAGAAACCGGACGGTCGCGCGGATTCGGGTTCATCACCTTCGAAGACATAATATCGGTCGATAGGGTCCAGAGCAGCAGGCCTCATCACATCAAGGGGTGCGAGGTATGTTTATACTACTAGTTACGGTATCCATGGTCGCTTGGCTAGATTGCCAATAATTATTGCTGTCTAATTTGAATGGcggattgttttacattttaaatgttgATTAATGGCTTGTTTTACTCATTCGGCGGATTGTTTTACACTCTCATGGAACATTTTGTGATTTCTGATggccttatttttttatttattgtggaACTTGTAGAATGGCAGTAACGACAAGATTCTTGAAAACTCGCCAATACTGCGTACCTTACTTAGCCAGTTCATAGCCCAAACAAGCACATTTCCAATGCTTACAAAATATCGCGACTTTACTGTTATCGGATCGGATTCAGACATCGTCACATTAGGCGAAAATTAAGAGCATAAACGTAATCGCCAAATACCACGATTAATTATTAcgatgaaaaaaaatccaaaaggaCATCCTCTTGCAAACCTCTTGGCAATGCTCATAAAGCATTTCCTGTTCCCGAAATcagaaaacttataaaaaaatcttttaaaatgtgttttttaacgaATAATGTAATGTTGTACAAGGAACTTTTCTCCTGGTGAAGCATGTTCTTCAATTTGTAATTGATATAACTGAGTAACAGATACTCTCTGAACACGGATTGTATGggaaggcaaacatccggtttacacacgtaaatggacgaatctattagtttttagggctgtcagcttttgcagatgtatattAGCCTCATAATTAAGCAGAGTCATTCAAATAAACGGaacacgcgcataaaatttttactttcccccctcattcagatgcacttgtcttaactggacgcttgccaattccatacaatccgtggtttcTGTGGAATGGCAAAAGAGTCTCATCGCGCTATCACAGCAACAAAATTGTACGGCAATCAGCTTTTATGTTTGAACCTTACTGGGAAAGAGACTATCAAGACAACTTCAATGAGGAAACTCGGTCGATGAGAGTAAGACGACGTATCACAGCAGACCTCAACTCCTATCACGAAGCATATCTTTAACGCGACAATCAGAGCCAGGAACTTTTTGATCCTGAAGTCCGAATCAAATACTTCAACGCTAGGTCATGGTTGCGAAAGTCGTTCCCAGCAATGACGAAAATGTCCATGACCTTTCATGGAAAACTGATGTGGAAGTTCTGACAAGGCATTCTTTCCACCAACAGTGGTGATATGTGAAAGAATGGATGACAGCCTCCGCGAATGCACTAGATAAGCAAAGACGAGGAGGTTATTTCTCTTTGGCTAATATCTAATCATCACAAGTTGACGTGTGAAAACTCTAAAACTGAGAATACGTACAAAAAATGTACGTTTCCGAGATGTACTAGAAAAAATGATGATTATTTCAGTTAGTCTTGAAATGGTTTGTTTGTAGTAGTTTTCGTGTGCATGGAGTTTTAGATCGTATCAAAAGTCCAGGTGATTACGCTCGCCAGCTTCGGGACCTCTTGACTCCAGAAAAGAGCTCTTAGATGGTCTTTAAATGGCATCGTTCTCAATATCTAATTGGTTTGTTGACTTCAAGCACGGCCCCACAAGACGACGCTGACGCTTAACGGgtcttgacaatttatgacttttatgtgtcaaaccgatgcaactatgatccgctcatgcatccaccaatcaatgttaacgtttcaaagtttttatttttgattatacGTCACCCATTTTGactgcaagaggcgctgaacAGAACCCCTGCATCCATCAGTCAATAGCAACATAATGGAAACGGGGGTTCCGTGTAGCGCCCTCTTTGCTGCCATAcatttcagcgattgtcacggcctataagaattaagtgggacCATGCTTCAAGCAATGAAATTCATAATTACTGTTATtcgtttttaacacgcttttattagcttcacctgtatgtatgtatgtatcttgtaacggaatcttgcagctcaaatttcgcccacttcctgcgatcggattcttttgaaatttggcgcgcgacctcagacccgatgacaatgcaatattctataaccaaattaattaattaactttttaattgttaatttccttcaattttaatcaatattttggcataaatccaacaatgtgaaaaaggaaaaacttaaaaaaatacattcaaaaatgctcgcaaaaattatttaaaaatatctacaaaaacctttaatttttctgcatcagacaaaatttgttccaatgttccaagttAATTAGAACATggaatataattgtttttagctaatttcatgccaaaatataggtgagccttcaattggaaattcattgctgatcagaccactgttgaacaaaacttttattcaaatgcctctcaaattttcaaatataatttccgcaaacatacatcgatgactcacagtagcttcccatcggggtgcccttgtcttaacttttaGATATTCCCTTGCAcgtgtttcataaataatttcgtcaaattaAGTCCCAACTAagacttttacaaaaagaagtaattgcaattttgcctgaTAATTATCCAACATaagaataaaaaacagaaaaacaaaataatagtttaaaaaactaaaaaaacacgctttcatagcaaaatgaaccaaaaagtaaaaaacaacctttggatgatagtagttgaccaatcacttaattttaatgtaatacaaaaaaagcgtgggggggggggtcttgaatttcttccatttgttgtccaagcaaaaatgtaaatagacagcaccccacggtttttattatttttcactttttagttcattttgctacgaaagcctgttttttttagtttcttaaactaTTTTGCTTTTCACTACAGTTAAAGTGTTTTTCACCAGGCCAACTGATCAGCCAAATTGACATTAGAACGGAGTTAGTTTAATGAAAGCTTTGAAAATGTACATAATTTTGTGCGCGTACAATTTAGTTATATATGGTgtcttcataaaatttattttctttaatcgaAGGTCTCTCCTTCCCCTATTAAATAGTAATGCAACTATTCTCTACAGAACTGCAAAATTCATTTATCTGCCGCAGGTGACGGTGAAGAGAGCTGTCCCTAAAGAATGCTTCCAGGAGTTCGACGGCCTCCTGACAGTGAACCGTCTCTTCGTGGGAGGACTCAAACCAGAAATGGACGAAAGGACATTGAAGGAGCATTTCTCCAGCTTCGGTCTTGTCCGCAAGGTGGAACTCATGGTGGATCGACGAACGAACACACCCCGTGGATTCGCTTTCGTCGAGTTCGAAGACTACGACCCTGTCGACAAAGTGATGCTTCATGGGACGACGCACGCCATCAAGGGACAAGACGTTACCGTCGGAAAAGGTAATCGTGACATTTTCGGGTCAAGATTCCACGGTAATCATGCGCGGAGCCacatcaatggggttgtttccatcagtcaaaagcaCTTCTTTTGACtgatggcaagaaaaaaaaaagaaaaagaattaaaaaaaaaacattttgcggggaaaatttttaattttcaaaacgtttaatttttaactatttttttttaaatgtccgatttttcttTATGACGCCACAcgtgatgaactttggcgtgtACTCCACTAGCGCGTtgaatgctgacgcttgctgtctaccgcgtttccagctaATTATAGTTCAgaagagaatgaaatattgctctctgcgcttgctataaaccatatcgttgccagtacatgtgagtaaaaaggcgaattaaatattgcgctctgcgctaatggcatcagtgaatagcatttcatcacttggATTTTATGTgtagaagtgtaaaaaataaaattgaatctgcgcaccgattaaaatatttttttttttttttaatatttgtcaaaataattaaaaagtgatcagatcctatgtttttaagcatggtctttcagaaaaaaaaaatacttttaaaatttcggaaacgaccctattgttGCACAAAAAGCCTTTATAAGGACTCCCAATGAGTTAGATCTTTGTGCCGTTGCATGACTTTATAACTTGGACTCACTTCTatataatgcaattaaattttggaGGTTTCCAGAAACAAATTACAGTATACTCTCGCTTATAAGTGGTGTTTCActctttcgcaaaaaaaaaaaaaaaaaaaaaaaaaaaaaaaaaatttttttttcaacaataataaACTCGACGTAGGTAAAAGCactcattttaaattaacaagTGAAAAATCTGTTTGTAGACATTCATATTTCTTTCTCACCTTCTCACCTGCCCCTTTCAATGATATCAAACCTTCCAAGGTCACCGAAACCTGGTGAAACATATTTACACtacaaactgaattttaaataaaaactacttactactttagatctacactacttaagCACGAAACGAGTGACCAAGCTAGTTTTATTCGAACGAAACCTCTTCCCCAATCGGTAAAACCTAACTTGCTATGTTTCAATTGATCTGTCTGCTCGTGCATGTGTATAATCCGGTTGCAATAATGAAAAAcccttgctttgcttttacatacttttttttttccatgcacaCTGTTATCGTTTCTatctagggtctggtggggtaaagtggacataaaatcctatgttttcaacttaggtgaataataaatacaataaattctttaaacacttttactttttttgtttttattttacattgcaataTTAAAGAACAcgatacattgaattttaggaaaatgaataTAGAttaaagtagttttataacactttcttttccctttgtatttatgaccactttaccccatgtggaggggaaaagtggtcatagcatggggtaaagtagtcatagtaaaaaatagatgcaaaactaTTCTAAACATCCTTAATATTTGTAtctttcggttatttttatagttacaagcatatgcacaagcatatgtgtgtatacacgagtatatacgtgcagtgtaaacattagtaaacacgttcatatatgagtaaatacgtgtatacatcagatacatgcatgcacgtgcctactcatacgtgtatacacgattATATAAGCATGTCTACGTGATTACCTACaagagtgtatacgtgtctacacgagtatatacgtgtcacgtgtatatacgagtaaatacgcgtataaacgaacataatatgcgtgtatgcacttgtatctcgagtatatacgtgcatacctgagtacaTACGTGTACAGTAGGCGTATACACGcacatataagtgtacatacacacatatacgggtatacacgaagTAGTTCGTGGATACATGAAGTGCatgtttggtacgtgtctacttaCAAATATATACTGTGAAGCACgaatatatacgcatatatacgtgTAAACTtggctcttgggcaaaaatctaaggggtgtgggaggggaggataagaagcaaagaattataaggaattTACgttcgttgacgcgctacatgcacacaaagccagaaactgatggatgcgaaacaaatcacaaatttgttacagaaagatgattttacccaacattttagttttcaagaaatatttagtGCAGTTggtaaaagttacggcctgtagtagctctaaatACATGCAtagcaacaaaggcgcagcgactgaagaaagtttttcaaaagtctcattattgcaaccgagagtgctttgtgattgttACACACATGTATTACAGCTACAGGCCGCAAAATTCATCAAAACTTTCCTGAGACCTAAATTGTTTGGTAAAATTgtgtttgtgtaataaatttgtgacctgttttgcatcctttAGGTTCTGGCTTtacgtgcatgtagtgcgtcagcattgtgtttgtgaccatatgttccttaagAAACTTACTTCTTATC
Proteins encoded:
- the LOC129230532 gene encoding heterogeneous nuclear ribonucleoprotein A1, A2/B1 homolog, with translation MIQVRFRKLFVGGLDPSITEEDLRAHFSKFGTLTGCTVHRDLETGRSRGFGFITFEDIISVDRVQSSRPHHIKGCEVTVKRAVPKECFQEFDGLLTVNRLFVGGLKPEMDERTLKEHFSSFGLVRKVELMVDRRTNTPRGFAFVEFEDYDPVDKVMLHGTTHAIKGQDVTVGKGSGFTCM